The following are encoded together in the Streptomyces sp. NBC_01465 genome:
- a CDS encoding ABC transporter permease, with translation MTITTTRPTAPSKPAGRTARSLLASIGGQNLSLIGALVIVLGLFGVLNDNYLSISNMQVIAEAATITGLLAIVQTVVIICGGLDISVGSQAGVASVVSAMAFTSSGANPYAGMAAAIAVGILIGILNGVIIVYGRVNPTIATLAGLAAYKGLAQLISNGRAQGYVLNDDVFIFLGRGKIAGLPVMVWILIMAAVAVHLLLKYTDIGRNIYAIGGNDTAARLSGININKYLVAVYALIGAVAAVAGILLTARTGSGQPTSGSEGLELKAITAAALGGCALKGGKGGIGGTLLAVALLGCLENGLTVQGINAFWQNVAQGTLLVVAVVIQQRRSGERAVGLPG, from the coding sequence ATGACCATCACCACCACCCGGCCGACGGCGCCCTCCAAGCCCGCCGGCCGCACCGCCCGTTCCCTCCTGGCCTCCATCGGCGGACAGAACCTCAGCCTGATCGGTGCCCTGGTCATCGTCCTCGGCCTGTTCGGCGTGCTGAACGACAACTACCTCAGCATCTCCAACATGCAGGTCATCGCCGAAGCCGCCACCATCACCGGACTGCTCGCTATCGTGCAGACCGTCGTCATCATCTGCGGCGGCCTCGACATCTCCGTCGGCTCCCAGGCAGGAGTCGCCTCCGTCGTCTCCGCCATGGCCTTCACCAGCTCTGGCGCCAACCCCTACGCCGGCATGGCCGCAGCGATAGCCGTCGGCATCCTGATCGGCATCCTCAACGGCGTGATCATCGTCTACGGACGCGTCAACCCCACCATCGCCACCCTGGCCGGCCTCGCCGCGTACAAAGGCCTGGCCCAACTGATCTCCAACGGTCGCGCACAGGGATACGTCCTCAACGACGACGTCTTCATCTTCCTCGGCCGCGGCAAGATCGCCGGACTGCCTGTGATGGTGTGGATCCTCATCATGGCCGCCGTCGCCGTCCACCTGCTCCTGAAGTACACCGACATCGGCCGCAACATCTACGCGATCGGCGGAAACGACACCGCCGCCCGCCTGTCCGGCATCAACATCAACAAGTACCTGGTCGCCGTCTACGCCCTCATCGGCGCGGTCGCCGCCGTTGCCGGCATCCTGCTGACCGCCCGCACCGGCAGCGGGCAGCCCACCTCCGGCAGCGAGGGCCTCGAACTCAAGGCCATCACCGCCGCCGCGCTCGGCGGCTGCGCCCTCAAGGGCGGCAAAGGCGGCATCGGCGGCACCCTGCTTGCCGTCGCGCTGCTCGGCTGCCTCGAGAACGGACTCACCGTCCAGGGCATCAACGCCTTCTGGCAGAACGTCGCCCAGGGCACCCTGCTGGTCGTCGCCGTTGTCATCCAGCAGCGCCGCAGTGGTGAACGCGCCGTCGGTCTGCCCGGCTGA
- a CDS encoding FadR/GntR family transcriptional regulator: MTIGRSTLSDQIVREIISEIKQRDLQAGDEVPAEGELAERHGVNRLVIREAIRTLVARGVLVSSQGKRARVAVPSPAVLEQILEFRLNQNSMDLRDLIDTRQVIEGALARRAASRVAAGHGTVDEAEQALAAMHDHTGDPDGFIAADLAFHQAVADLANSNVLSFILSAMNGVLLDVRRTSFQGREQRGSSHGETIDAHREILDTVVAGDPDAAAEAMSRHLTETSHDLGL, encoded by the coding sequence ATGACGATCGGGCGCAGCACGCTGAGTGACCAGATCGTGCGCGAGATCATCTCAGAGATCAAGCAGCGGGATCTCCAAGCCGGGGACGAGGTCCCGGCCGAGGGCGAACTCGCCGAGCGGCACGGGGTGAACCGTCTGGTGATCCGCGAGGCCATCCGCACTCTGGTAGCCCGAGGTGTCCTGGTCTCCAGCCAGGGGAAGCGGGCCCGGGTCGCGGTGCCCTCTCCTGCGGTCCTGGAGCAGATCCTGGAGTTCCGCCTCAACCAGAACTCGATGGACCTGCGCGACTTGATCGATACTCGCCAAGTGATCGAGGGCGCGCTGGCCCGCCGCGCGGCCTCGCGAGTCGCAGCCGGCCACGGAACGGTCGACGAGGCCGAGCAGGCGCTGGCCGCCATGCACGACCACACAGGCGACCCCGACGGCTTCATCGCCGCGGACCTGGCCTTCCATCAGGCCGTTGCCGACCTCGCCAACTCCAATGTCCTCTCCTTCATCCTGTCAGCCATGAACGGCGTCCTGCTGGATGTTCGACGCACCAGCTTCCAGGGCCGGGAGCAGCGCGGCAGCAGCCACGGGGAGACCATCGACGCGCACCGGGAAATCCTCGATACGGTCGTCGCCGGCGACCCGGACGCCGCAGCTGAAGCCATGAGCCGCCACCTCACCGAGACCAGCCATGACCTAGGGCTTTAA
- a CDS encoding RNA polymerase sigma factor: MQYAIPAVRPWWSRLLAHMSQTEGAPPRGRRTRVTGTPYDDRPPSTLTELYRARRLDMVRLALFLVDDLHTAEDVVQDAFAAMCRTYGTSLRGLDDPRAYLHTAVVNAARSVLRRRRTARSYTPPHQGHGPPVDEALLLAEEHRQVLAGLAQLTQRQREVLVLRYWSELTEAQIAQTLNLSRGTVKSTASRALDMLEKKLGDDR, translated from the coding sequence ATGCAGTACGCCATACCCGCGGTGCGGCCCTGGTGGTCCCGCCTGCTCGCCCACATGTCCCAGACCGAGGGCGCACCCCCGCGAGGACGCCGCACACGGGTGACCGGCACACCGTACGACGACCGACCGCCGTCCACGCTCACCGAGCTCTACCGTGCGCGCCGCCTCGACATGGTGCGGCTCGCGCTCTTCCTGGTGGACGACCTGCACACCGCCGAGGACGTCGTCCAGGACGCCTTCGCCGCCATGTGCCGCACCTACGGCACATCGCTGCGCGGGCTCGACGATCCCCGGGCCTATCTGCACACCGCCGTGGTCAACGCGGCCCGCTCCGTGCTGCGCAGGCGGCGGACGGCCCGTTCCTACACCCCGCCGCACCAAGGGCACGGACCGCCGGTCGACGAGGCGCTGCTGCTCGCCGAGGAACACCGCCAAGTTCTCGCAGGCCTAGCACAACTGACACAGCGTCAGCGGGAAGTACTGGTGCTGCGCTACTGGTCGGAGCTGACCGAGGCTCAGATCGCGCAGACGCTCAATCTCTCGCGCGGCACGGTGAAGTCCACCGCGAGCCGCGCGCTCGACATGCTGGAGAAGAAGCTGGGGGACGACCGATGA
- a CDS encoding YchJ family protein → MTAVPRTTATSPCPCGLPAPYASCCGRYHSGAAAAPTAEALMRSRYSAFVVQDAAYLLRTWHPTTRPPGIEFDAGQRWQGLEILEATEGTAFHTKGTVTFRARWSYRGEADSLHELSRFERYEGAWVYVDGAFA, encoded by the coding sequence ATGACCGCCGTGCCCCGTACCACTGCCACGTCCCCCTGCCCCTGCGGACTCCCCGCCCCGTACGCCTCCTGCTGCGGCCGCTACCACTCCGGTGCGGCCGCGGCCCCCACGGCGGAGGCGCTCATGCGCTCGCGCTACAGCGCCTTCGTCGTCCAGGACGCCGCGTACCTGCTGCGGACCTGGCACCCCACGACCCGGCCGCCCGGCATCGAGTTCGACGCGGGTCAGCGGTGGCAGGGGCTGGAGATCCTGGAGGCGACGGAGGGCACCGCCTTCCACACCAAGGGGACGGTCACCTTCCGCGCGCGCTGGAGCTACCGGGGTGAGGCGGACTCGCTCCATGAGCTCAGTCGCTTCGAGCGGTACGAGGGTGCCTGGGTGTACGTCGACGGGGCCTTCGCATAG
- a CDS encoding TetR/AcrR family transcriptional regulator: MTNFQRARSEEQREIRRQTVLDTTADMLEEMPVGELSLNELSRRVGLAKSNVLRYFDSREAILLELLDHAWQQWTTDLPGLLNAGIDADAPLSRRGEQLATAIAASLAERRILCDLLSSQASVLEHNVSPEVAARSKRAAVANVIAIAEPVRQHLPELGDSAPQLVAAMIMTIGAVWTHARPSPAMLAAYNADPSLTAYKLDFPTALQDMLATLTAGTLTRMTA; encoded by the coding sequence ATGACGAACTTCCAGCGCGCACGCAGTGAAGAACAGCGCGAGATCCGGCGTCAGACCGTTCTCGACACCACTGCCGACATGCTCGAGGAGATGCCCGTCGGTGAACTGAGCCTCAATGAGCTGAGCCGACGCGTCGGGCTGGCGAAGTCGAATGTGCTGCGCTATTTCGATTCGCGCGAGGCGATCCTGCTGGAGCTGCTCGACCACGCCTGGCAGCAGTGGACCACCGATCTGCCCGGCCTTCTGAACGCTGGGATCGATGCGGATGCCCCGCTCAGCCGGCGTGGAGAGCAGCTCGCCACCGCCATCGCCGCCTCCCTGGCCGAGCGCCGGATCCTGTGCGACCTCCTGAGCTCCCAGGCGAGCGTGCTGGAACACAACGTTTCCCCAGAGGTGGCCGCCCGCTCCAAGCGCGCGGCCGTGGCCAACGTCATCGCCATCGCCGAACCGGTCCGCCAGCACCTTCCCGAACTGGGCGACAGCGCCCCCCAATTGGTCGCGGCCATGATCATGACCATTGGTGCAGTGTGGACCCACGCACGGCCCTCCCCGGCCATGCTCGCCGCCTACAACGCCGACCCCTCCCTCACCGCGTACAAGCTGGACTTCCCGACCGCCCTGCAGGACATGCTGGCCACACTCACAGCAGGCACTCTCACCCGCATGACCGCCTAA